From a region of the Triticum aestivum cultivar Chinese Spring chromosome 7D, IWGSC CS RefSeq v2.1, whole genome shotgun sequence genome:
- the LOC123165466 gene encoding glycosyltransferase BC10, whose product MAPRNRTSSRRPLWVIVLIAFVCAIVTGAYLYKPQHYTGCYLSNSCGSQPPLEPVRVYTDDEIAARAVMRDLVLSQPVQSKNPKIAFMFLTPSSLPFEKLWEKFFMGHEDRYTIYVHASREKTVHASPIFAGRDIRSEKVVWGTVTMIDAERRLLANALQDADNQHFVLLSESCVPLHNFDYVYSYLMETNISFVDSFDDPGPHGAGRYSEHMLPEIVKRDWRKGAQWFTVKRQHAVLILVDTLYYGKFKRYCKPGNEYHNCYSDEHYLPTLFNMVDPTGIANWSVTRVDWSEGKWHPKVYRAVDTSFELLKSIASIDESVHVTSNAKHEMQRRPCMWNGMKRPCYLFARKFYPEALDTLMNIFSNFTVI is encoded by the exons ATGGCACCACGCAACAGAACTTCATCTAGAAGGCCTCTCTGGGTCATCGTCTTGATTGCTTTTGTCTGTGCGATAGTCACTGGTGCCTATCTTTATAAACCCCAACATTACACGGGTTGCTACTTGTCTAATTCCTGTGGTTCTCAGCCTCCTCTAGAACCTGTGAGAGTATACACTGATGATGAGATAGCTGCTCGTGCTGTAATGAGAGACCTTGTTCTGTCACAGCCTGTTCAGTCAAAGAATCCGAAGATCGCTTTCATGTTCTTGACACCCAGTTCATTGCCTTTTGAGAAGCTTTGGGAAAAGTTCTTCATG GGACATGAAGACCGATACACAATATACGTACATGCTTCAAGAGAAAAGACAGTTCATGCAAGTCCAATATTCGCTGGCAGGGATATTCGGAGTGAAAAG GTGGTCTGGGGTACAGTTACTATGATTGATGCAGAGAGGAGGCTCTTGGCAAATGCACTGCAAGATGCAGATAACCAGCATTTTGTCTTGCTCTCTGAGAG TTGTGTACCACTGCATAACTTCGATTATGTATATAGTTATCTCATGGAAACAAACATCAGCTTTGTTGACTC TTTCGATGATCCTGGTCCACATGGAGCAGGTAGATACTCTGAGCATATGTTACCTGAAATCGTCAAGAGGGATTGGAGAAAGGGTGCACAG TGGTTCACGGTGAAACGGCAGCATGCAGTTCTTATACTTGTTGACACTCTTTACTATGGAAAGTTCAAACGTTACTGTAAG CCTGGAAATGAATATCATAACTGCTATTCTGATGAGCACTATCTGCCAACCTTATTTAAT ATGGTTGATCCAACCGGAATCGCGAATTGGTCAGTGACACGTGTTGATTGGTCTGAAGGAAAATGGCATCCTAAAGTTTATAGGGCTGTTGACACAAGCTTTGAACTGCTTAAAAGTATAGCG TCTATCGACGAGAGCGTTCACGTGACGAGCAACGCGAAG CACGAAATGCAGCGAAGACCGTGCATGTGGAACGGCATGAAGAGGCCTTGCTACCTATTCGCACGGAAATTTTATCCCGAGGCGCTCGACACTCTGATGAACATTTTCTCGAATTTCACCGTCATATGA